A window of Nocardia arthritidis genomic DNA:
CTACGGGAACGCAAACTCGCCGAGGGCTACACCGAACCCGACGATGTCACCGAGACCCGCCGAGAAATCCGGCTCTCCATGGCACTGGCCAAAGCCGTCTACGACCGCCGCACCGAACTCGGACTCACCCAAGCCGACCTCGCCGAACGCGCCGGTCTCACCCAAGCCAAAATCTCGCGCATCGAAGGCTCCGACACCGTGCCAACCCTCCCTCTGCTCGCTAAGCTCGCCGACGCACTCGACGCGACCCTGAACATCGCTCTCGACGCCGACGACACCCGAGTCAACTTCACCAGCCACCACACCGACGCTGCCTGAATGAGAGATCGCTTCGACGAGACCTGCAATCGGCCATACGAATAGCGTCCTGACCGTCGCGCCTTCCCGCAGTAAAGCGTAGGCGATCTCTATCTCTCGATGCGTGCGGCGCAGAGCTCCTACTTCCGTTCCTGCAGAAAACCAATTCAGCATGGGATAGCCAATGGTGTTAATTCTCCACAATATCGAGGATCCGCGCACACCGTGCGGCGGTGTCGAGTCTCCCGGCCATTACAAAGGCGCGCTGGCAACTTCCCTTGGATTCGCCGATAAGACTGTCACAC
This region includes:
- a CDS encoding helix-turn-helix domain-containing protein gives rise to the protein MSHARWKTLRERKLAEGYTEPDDVTETRREIRLSMALAKAVYDRRTELGLTQADLAERAGLTQAKISRIEGSDTVPTLPLLAKLADALDATLNIALDADDTRVNFTSHHTDAA